Genomic DNA from Solanum pennellii chromosome 3, SPENNV200:
CCCAAGTGATCTTCCTAAGGCTGCTGAATATTCTCCATAATTGATCTGTCCATTTGCAATGCAAAAAGAGATGGTTGACTGTCTCTACCTGTTCCTCACACAAATAGCATCTTGAGCATAGTTGGAACTTcctcttctttatattttcttgtgtcAGCACTGCTTCCTTTGCTAGTAACCATGTCAAACAATTTACCTTGTATGGGATTTTAGGTTTCCATATCATCTGCCATGGCCAGAGCTCCATCCtgtcatttgaatttgaatgattGAGATCTTTGTAAGCTGACTTGACACTTGAAACCCTTTTGCTGCCAATCTTCCACACAACCTTGTCTTCTTCCCTAGTCAGATTACTAAATTGTGCCATTGTATCATGGAAGGCCACTATGTTCCCCATCTCCCAATCATTTAGATTCCTCCTAAGATGTAAGTTCCACCCCTGTCCTGTCCACATTTCAGCCACAGTTGCATTTTGTTGAAAGCTTAGTGTATATAAGTCTGGGAATAATTGTTTCAGGGATCTTTAGGCAATCCATCTGTCCTCataatttttggaaaaagaaaaacactccTGCTGATTGGCCCTTCCTTGGCATGCTGAGTAAAGTGAATACTGATGCAGCACCTTCTGGATGGTATCAGTCTCTGAAATCCCTTAGATGGTACTAGTTAATGACTGGCTGGCCACCCACACAAATAAGCAGTATAGGCTATAAGTGCCTCTTGTTAGGTCATGAGGCAGACACATGCATGTTCGTATGAGCATCATGTGCCTCTCTTTTGTTGGTCCCATTTTCGCTGCAAAATCACATTCTATTGATGCTTTCTACTTTGGTTCTGCAGCTAAAGTTTGAAGATTTTGAAgttataaacttcaaatcctTAGGTTGGGTTCAAGTATAACAATGTAAATGTAAACCCTGGTCGTACTACTAGTTGTTATGTCAGTAGGAGAACCTAGCTGTCTCATTCAACTATAATATCTATTGACAACATAAACCTTGACTTATCATCTTGCAATTTGAGATTTTCTACATGTCAGGTTGCTCGTAACCTGGGAAAAACTTTGCGCGAATTTCAACCTACTATCAGAGAACTTCAGGTAGGTCTGTGTGACTGTGACATTTGTCGAAGTAGATTTGTTTCCTTTATTCTACAAGCATGTTTTGGATTCTCATGGCGCTCTTGTCTTCTGCATGAAGGATGTTTCAAGGGAATTCAAGAGCACACTTGAACGAGAGATTGGCCTTGATGACATAAAAGGTTCAGTCCAAGACACAAGAAATTCTAGCACCATGAGTCCTTCATCAGATAGCAGCTCTAAAAATTCAGTGGCTGATCCCAGTGAGTCATCTTTATACCATTTGTGTTTCCTAAAATTAATTGTATGTCTTTTTTCATTAACTTCAAACAGTCCTTAACTTCTTGGAcattttaattatcatattaatggTTCAGAGGTTATATCAATGCCTGATAGAAAAAACCAAGTGTATGAGTGtattatcaaattaaagaactGTTGGTGTTTGCACATCTTTTGCAAGTGAATGCCGATCAGAACCACAACCAATCTTACCAAGACCTTAACCATCAAAATCAGCACTGTTCTAAAAGCTACCCTAGGTGACGTGGTCTTTCATGTAGTTTCTCAAGAATTGATTTTGGTACTATAATCTCTGACTTTCATCCGTAtaaattaatatgtttttttatctaAGAAACTTAAAAATTGGTTGACTTGTAAACAATTGACATTACAGAAGTTTTTGCTTGGTTTTGAGCTTTCGTTTCACAAGCAGGAAACTAAAGTAATCACACTAATAATTTTTGTTGCATTGTTGGTGTGCAAACAAATTCTCAAAATGGAagtaataagaaaaaagaaaaaagggcaGCCCGGTGCACAAAGCATCCTGTGTTAGCAGGTTCTGGGGAAGGCTGCACCTCAAGGGGTGTGATGTAGACATCCTAACCTGATGCAAGCATTAGTGGCTGCTTCCACGActcgaacccgtgacctataGGTCATACGGAGACCACTTTAGCATTGctataagaaaaagaaactaCATATAATGTGTAGGGGTACTCTTCCTGGTGTGAGGTCTTTTAGAGAAAATCGTAAAGGCTTTGCGGAAGTGGAACATCACACCGTGTAATGATTTCAATTGGACCTATTTAACTCACCCAATTTTATAGGAGCCGATGGTTTGGTTAAATGGGTATGGAGATGATGAAGATAACTCTCATATTGCTGCCTGGAGAACTAAGAAACAAAGCCCAATTGAGTGACGGAGTTGAATGTGCTGGTATACTCCCGTTGAGTGTTCACGGGCCAGTTTACTACCTTTGGCCGTACCTTGGAGACCCACACAAAGAGAAACAGTAGTGGGTTTTGGTGGATAAATACTTAGTTAATTAGGTGGCTCACAATGAAGCTCTAGGTTAGTGCATAATTGGGTGAGCGAACAAAGTCCCATATTGGAAATTGATAAAAAGAATTTATATATAAGGTGTAGAGATACTATGAATGGTGTGAGGTCTCTAGGAGAAAATCATGCAGGTTTGACCCAAAGTAAACATCAACACACCATGTTAAGAGTGACTTTCAGTGTAGTCTAGTCGACAAAGATGTAGGATTGAAAGACCTTTAAAATGccaaattgaaattgaaaagcAAAGGTATGATGAATCCACCTAGGTGCATGACGAGTATGTGTTTGCCTTTTgcatagattaaaaaaaaattgcactTCAATTACTTTTTAGGGTTCTTGAATTTTGGAGTGTCTATTGTGAAAGAAGTTCGGTCTGACAATGAAGTTTCTTGGCGTGTATGTCTtttttcccttcattatttgatTTTCCATTGGAGGTGGACCTTCTTCTCCTTAATCATAAGGATACCATTAGTCTGTTTATGTCTTTAACCCAGCCTACTGATCTTCCTCTTTGAATTAGATCGAAATTCCAATGTCAATTTCGTCAGATTACAACTTGAAACCCTCTTCTTTTGATCCAAATCTTCCCCAACACGAACCTTAGTTAGATTCAGGCATGCTATTTATACTATTAAGAATAGTTATATGAGAACATCTCACACTCTTTTGGACATACACTGACAAGAGACTTGTGAGCTTAACACTCTGACAGGCTTTAGCAAAGGATAATAAAGGTCTCTCATTTTTCTTCATTAACGTAGGCCATAGAATGGTGACAAGGTGAACATGCTCTGGACTCCTTGAATTTTCAATCTATTGTGTTGAATCTTACTTTTACATTCATTTGCACTTTGTGGATAACCGCTTGGTTTAAAGAAATTATGTACAGCGGGCATGTGTTTGAGAGGGACAGAAGTCAAGTTTTTGTTGTACATGTACAAAATGTTAAGAGGTGCGTGAAGAGTTCATGGAAACCTTGGGCTCATTACAGACATTGCCCTTTCGAGGATTCAAATTTAGTTCTTctgaatttatatgaaatacTTGAAAACTCACCGTCTACAATCAGAGGTGTTCCAAACTGTTTGATGTTTGTGAATTATCTGAAGTAAAAGCAAATTTCAAAAGATGCCATATCATCAAAATGTGCGATAACCGGCTATGTTCCTTTGTGAAGAAGATTATCTAGAAAGAACTGAATTTGGAGGAAATTTTAGCTGTTTAGAGCGCAAGACTAGCATGAAACATGTTTTTGCTGAAGAAACGTTTACATCTGATAACTAGAGGAAGGACAACCTTGCATTCGTGTTTGCATTTCTACCTCCTAATGACATAATCACTGCTCATTGCTTTTTAGTATAGCGGAAGGCCCAAAATTGCAAGAATATTTATTCCTTATCTAGGGCCTTTTCAATCATATATTCTAGCCTTCCAATCGATGGTTGTTGCTGCTTATTACCTGCAAGATATCCACTATTGCAAATCGACAAGTCGTTTTTTGGTCCCTTATCTTGGACCATTTTTACCTACTATTATCCATAGTTGTCTTctgcaattattatttttagcatTACATCATTGAAGAAGCAAAGCAGTTTCCCATGCTCATTTGTGTTAGCAGACTAAATAGTTACCTATCCTGTAAAGAGTGTCACTATATAACTCTTACAAAAATGGCAGATGGTTCTCCATCACCAAAATTAGCTTCCACAGCTGAAGACGACTTGGAAAGGATGATGAGAATCGCTGATGCTGAAAAGCAAGCAGAGAAAGACCTTGCAGCCTTACTTGAAAGTCGGTCTGAATCCCAAACCGTGTCACAAGGTAAGTAGATATACAAAATAAAGATCAGATAACCGTTCGTTTAGCTAGACTGTAGCAACCATTGTCCATCTCTTAAATTGCTGAACTCCAGATGCCTGATTTTTCTTAGCTCCTGATGGGACTGCAAAAAAGTGCTCTACTTCTATTTGGATATTTGTTGCTCTCATTAGCACAAGAAGCAATCCACTTCTTGAGTTTCTTTTACCTTTACAATCATGGTATGAAGCAGGGTGCATTTCTACTAGGTGTTTTCCGCAGATCCACTCGAGCTGTTATGACACATTCTATTCATGGGATGCATTTTAGAACATTTTGATCCAATTGTTGTTTTATTCTGTTATTCATCCTTAAGGAACTAATCAGTGTTAATGTTTCAGAAGTAGCAGATAATTCTTCTTCCTCAGATAGAGCATACTCAACTGAAGAGTACTTGAAGATCAGTGAGGAACAGCTAAAAGCTGCTGCTCAGAAGCAGAGTGAGACATCTACGCCCGAGCAAATCCCCTTCAATACCCAAAGCCCATCGCAAGGTTAGTAATATGCAGACATAGAAAACACCTTAAATTGGTAAAGTCACAAAACCTGGTCTCTCTTGCTGTGCTCCTATTGGAGTTGCCCAAAAGTGGTCTAGTTCGATTTGGATACTTATTGCCTCAATAGTACAATGATGGATCCACTGCTTGAATTCTTTTCTCCTTTACCATTAATATTTTGTTACAAAAGCAGGGTACATTTGTTGGAGTCCCATATCATTTGTAGGATGAGAACACGGACTTCTTATATGGTCTTGGGCAACCCTCCATTTCATGAGCATACTTTTGAAGCTGAGTTAGGCTCAAGGTCCATTTCTTTATTATGGTATCAGTGTGACGCTCATCCCTTTTTATTGTTTCCAATgttgccccccccccccaacccgGTCTTATATTATTCACGCTCCACACGTCCGATCCTGGGCGTGTGGTAGTGGGGTGGGTTGGAGTCCCACATTGTTTGTGGGACGGTAACATGGACTACTTAGTTGGTCTTGGGCAGTCCTCCCTCATGTCCTAGCTTTTGAGGTTGAATTAAACTCAGAAGTCTATttctttattaacattaatacTAGTTGTGTTGTGCAACCAGAGCTGATATGACATTCTATTCACAGGAGGCACTTCCAAACTTTTCGACCTGATTGGTTGTTTTCTTTATCCATAGGGAACTAACTGGTATTGTTCTAAAATAGCAGATAGTGCTTCTTCAGCAGATGGAGCGTACTCAACTGAAGATCTTTCAAAGGCAGCTGCTCAGCAGAATCTTTCTTCTCCCCAACATAGCCCCTCAAATGCTGAAAGCCAGTCGCAAGGTTAGTAATTTGTGCACACAGtatgctctctctctctctctctctctctctctctctctcttcctcTGTTCTGATGTTTTCTGTAACTGCATTACACCCCAGAAGCTCCTGGAGAAGCAGCCTCGATGATCTCTTCTTCCACGAATCCCGAAAGTGAGACATAGGGAAGTAATGGTATAGGTCTTGTTCTTAAAATCATTGAATATTTGTAGTGTTATTCTTAAAATGCTTGATGAACTTTTGGAATGTTCTGCTTCGGAGTAACAATTTTGTACATTAGAGCCATTGAAAGAGTGTTGTACTTAATTAGTCCTCCTCTGTTGTATTGTATAAACTAAAGATATAAACTCACACGCGATACTCGATACTGATTATGTTAACACTAACACTCTCCCATATTATACACCTAATTGATACGAGTCGTGTGAGACTTCTTTTTTATTAGTGGATGATGTGTGAGGCACAACATAAGATTTGGTTTTGTATTGTTCATTGGTCATTCTCTAAGAGGAAAATGGTAAGATGTACCTCTTAACAGTTGAACTCATGGgaacattttataatattttatatttggcTTAAGTTAAAGTTGTACATTTTATATTTGGCTTAAGTTAAAGTTGTACACatattttacttttacattTCATTTTAGACTTTTTTGATTGAACACTTGTATTAACATACCTATTCAacattttttcacaaataataactaaaaataaaaattgtgtcATATACTCACGATGAGGTGGCATAATAACTAATCAGCAAAAGAATCGTGGCATTGAATCcataataacaattaaataaaatattaaaataaaataaaattatattatcaaccaaaaaaaaagaaaaacatcaaGTTATCTTTAAACGCCGTTATCCGTCCATCtttttgtcaattatttttttttaattaaataaagctAAAACTTTATTgtgaattatgtttatattaatttcgtaaaaaaattaaaaatatattatttaagtaaattaattttaataatggCTTATTTAGTCaaaaattccattttttttattttaaaaaattcatttatttttaagaaatgttTTTTTCAACTCAAATACACCTTTAGTGTCAATATATTTgcatcaaatatatatataagtaggTGTTATGCCGTAAAGTCTGAGAGACAACTAGattaaaagaagaaagagaaaataataattgaactCGCAcgtagataaaatatttttagagtaTTAGTATGTTTGCAGATAAATGTTATCacgatttttaatttttagatcATGATAATTTCATCTTGATTTTGCACcatgtaattaatttttcagatatgaaaaaaatatttttattgcttttatcgttgtttgtcaaaaattttataatgtattcaCATGTgactatatttttttgaaaaagggttaaaaatacCTTGAACTATCCGAAATAACTCAAATAtgcccttaaactatatttcggctcaaatatACGCTTTCCATCAAAGTATaaagtcaaaaatacccttctcattaaCAGATTCTGTTAAACGTCACTTGGATGCCATTTAAGCCAATAGAGTTTCACTCATGCCACGTAGGCTAATAAACTTATCCCTACTTTCCTcgaattttctccattttccttAGAATTTAAAAACGatatcactaaaaaaaatagaaccaCTTTCCCTCATTTCTCCATTTCTTGCATATCGTTGACCCTTTTGAGCTTGTTTCTTTTGACTTCCAACATCAGACTTCATTGTTTCAGGTGGTGACATTACGGTACACGGCATCAGAAATACTACTTGGATCAAGGCACTACTTTGTTTATTTACTTTGCTTCATTCCAATTCCATTTGaaagaaaactatttttattgAATGGTTGTTCATGGATGGGTTGAGTGACCACTGTTATGACATAAAACCAAAATTAGAATTAAGAAAGAGAATTAAGAAGTTATGTACTTTGAACCTTAACCACAAAATCGTCTCTAAGGAAATGGTGAAATGAGGGAAAgagttttcatgttttttagtgaaatcgtttctaaattctaaggaaaatggagaaaattgaGAGAAATTAGAGATAAGTTTATTAGTCTATGTGGCGTTAATGCAACTCTATTGCCTTATATGACATGCCACGTGAcatccaaataatatttaacaCATTAAGCACAAAAACGAACATTATTCCTTTATACCAactgagaaaaaaaaaacagaaacataCCACatgataaaacaataataaataaactcaaaaaaaaaacaaaaacataccAATTAAGCAAAAGCAAAAGCAAATGAATTAAGCTTCCATAAGAAACTCTTTATCCTTCTCCAACCTCTCCATAGCATTTGCTTCCAAGCTAATCTCCACATCAATTCCTCTTCCTCCATTTTTCTCTGGATACAAATACACCATCCCATCAAATCTATTGTTCAACCCACTCCTCACGATCTCCGCTTTTCCCCATCCAAAATCAACCTCATACACCTTAAACCTCGGCGAACTTCCCACCGCCACACAGTTCACTCCGGCATCTTTATACGCAAATATCTTCGGACTGCTCTCCCATTCCTTGTTCCTTTCTTCAATCGCCTTCGCATCGTGCTTCGCTATTGCTTGCTGAATCATCCCTGCCGCAAACTCAATCGGATTCGATAGCAGCAATCCCGCAGCCGTTACAGTGAAAATCGCCTGAATTAGGTTTCCGAAGTAACTCTCCGGCATCGGCGGATCGACTCTTTTACGGCAATCAGCGAACACGGTGTAAACCGTGTATTCCTCCGGTTTGAGCTGCCTCGCACGTGTGACAGCTAGCCACACGTGCGCGGAGAGGGATTGGAAAGTAGAAAACGACGACGTATTATTTGTGCCTTCTTCTGGTGGGTTCGTATTGACTTTTGACTTGATTTGATCAATTGCTGATTCGGAAAACTTGAACACCCTGTCACGCATAGGTGGATCCGACTTGGCATGTTCCGGTGCGTCGGATGGCTTAGATAGGTTGAGTTTGACTCGAGTGTCACGAGCTTTAGTTCGTTCGAGGAAAGGTGGGACCGAGATGGAGGTGGCCCCACTACAGAGCTGGGCCCAGGAAGTCATGAAGTGCCACGTGGAGGTACCGTCCAGCACAGCATGATTAAATGCTAATCCCATTGCCAGCCCGTCTTTAAGCTTGGTGAGCTGTCAAAAATAATAGAGTGATGAATGGGGTCCAACTAATTAATTACTCCTAACTGCGTAACTATTTTTTCAGTTGAAATTAAATGCAACACAAAATTATACATCAAAGAAGCATATAACTCTAAATTGGTAATCTTAATAATAGGATAGATTACTTAAAGAGTTAAATCAGATTACAACAAAGAACGGTGAAACCAAAATAGCAATATAATGTATGTTTCTAAAAATAAACTACAAGAATTAGTACAAAGTAAGATTTGGTACATCCATTTGTGGACagcttttcttattttataaaaaaaataaaaatacaccCACGATGGTGGCGattctaaatataatttataggAGGAggacataaaccataacctttTTATACGACAGACCGGCAAGTGAAATAAAAGTGCATGTTAATGTAGCAAAAAAATGGGCTAACATACCATGTGAGATCCTATGGAATATGATTATTTGTTTGGACTAggagacaaaaaaaaatgtaatttcatatcGACTATCTTATGActgatttaaatttaattttagaaaatcaagacatgattagttgtttgttttcatttttacttttagtCCTATATGTGAAGAAGTATTAATGTAGTGCGAATTGCGAAAGAAAGGATTATAATTAcctttttttacatttttactatttcaaaaataataattcacttgatctttaatatattaaaaaaagattttttaaaatcttattttaccTTTACTATTACTCTCTCCGTTcgatattgtttgtcatggtttctatttttagagtcaaactataaaaactttgaccaACTTTTTAATAtgcattttttaattatatgaatatgaaaaaattgtaatttatagtatttttcatatagttttagaatatctaatttttttatttaaaatatcgaactaatatgatctaatttacctttgaaaattagtcaaattaactttctaTAAGCtcaacatgacaaacatttcTGAACGGAGAGAGTAACTATTTTTTCAATATCTaatactaaatattaattaataaaaatactataattaaataatcattttaattatcatttttatttaataaatatgtcaaaatccaattataatcaaataaaaataaaccgAATAACCTATTTTTCAAAAACCACACTAAATACCCCACAACTAATTTTCTGTCACAGCCGAACTAATAAAAGTGCATTAATAAATGTAACGTAGACGTGACTAGCTAGCTGAAActcaattcacaaaaaaaattacttataaataataataaattaggaGTAATAAAGTTATAAagcaaaataactttttatatgttataattaaCAAGATTAATTATCTCTTTTATCAGTACTAA
This window encodes:
- the LOC107014725 gene encoding sec-independent protein translocase protein TATB, chloroplastic, encoding MTTSSLMASAISSSSSSLASSRRVSVTALSFSSISVTHNPKVHFFKWIPYSGLSSWNGLKQLSISKSQFTVQIGRSRKNKGKGVYASLFGVGAPEALVIGVVALLVFGPKGLAEVARNLGKTLREFQPTIRELQDVSREFKSTLEREIGLDDIKGSVQDTRNSSTMSPSSDSSSKNSVADPNGSPSPKLASTAEDDLERMMRIADAEKQAEKDLAALLESRSESQTVSQEVADNSSSSDRAYSTEEYLKISEEQLKAAAQKQSETSTPEQIPFNTQSPSQADSASSADGAYSTEDLSKAAAQQNLSSPQHSPSNAESQSQEAPGEAASMISSSTNPESET
- the LOC107014608 gene encoding BAHD acyltransferase DCR, which encodes MTKEEIATTNVNILKKSNVKPQKPLGKKECQLVTFDLPYLAFYYNQKLMVYKLGAESFEETVEKLKDGLALVLEDFYQLAGKLGKDDEGVFKVEYDDDMDGVEVIVAEAQEIQVANLTNHQEGIKKFQDLIPYNKILNLEGLHRPLLAVQLTKLKDGLAMGLAFNHAVLDGTSTWHFMTSWAQLCSGATSISVPPFLERTKARDTRVKLNLSKPSDAPEHAKSDPPMRDRVFKFSESAIDQIKSKVNTNPPEEGTNNTSSFSTFQSLSAHVWLAVTRARQLKPEEYTVYTVFADCRKRVDPPMPESYFGNLIQAIFTVTAAGLLLSNPIEFAAGMIQQAIAKHDAKAIEERNKEWESSPKIFAYKDAGVNCVAVGSSPRFKVYEVDFGWGKAEIVRSGLNNRFDGMVYLYPEKNGGRGIDVEISLEANAMERLEKDKEFLMEA